A single genomic interval of Maniola jurtina chromosome 23, ilManJurt1.1, whole genome shotgun sequence harbors:
- the LOC123877426 gene encoding microtubule-associated serine/threonine-protein kinase 3 isoform X7, protein MDRRCSQSVRTLVFDDSDSDPPKAVQKKDLGTSVATSSLNQSAEDASKARTNLVRMRRSALGKSAPTLSIHVKDSCSVSRRPSRLPPPPPHHRLSLVVGSGRCSSPGTGPLSPAEGPRWHAHHAHPLHHALLSSSVKRGKELDGRRWSVASLPSSGYGTTPGSSSLSSQCSSQERLLAAQAQCEPPRAPCPHCHHHQNSLNSSQGSGMNWASLSDSGGSGHAARAPSPRAVPRRVRSRSLSSPSRSPGGGSGGSDSGARDDAVSAMSSLFAARFPAAQKAMDDKLKMLIEELTELDKKQDRPPIERFVQRQVLEMARDCLHKSESKQVTSSYFYDMGDSLDRLLAETREKSAEAGNKVAPLVTRLTLAMARPARLLECLEFDPERFYRLLEAAEGHARHLQGISTDIPQYIIHKLGLSKDPLAELHVPPPPPPPPVPISSSPSKIRGRQSPPGGPGSASGAPPSENDYQVIKLISNGAYGAVYLVKHKQTRQRYAMKKISKNNLILRNQVEQAFAERDILSFADNPFVVTMYCSFETKRHLCLILEFVEGGDCATLLRAGPLPPDMARHYFAEAVLAVEYLHSYGIVHRDLKPDNLLITATGHIKLTDFGLSKMGLMSLATNLYEEYADREARQFSDKQVCGTPEYIAPEVILRQGYGKPVDWWSMGIILYEFIVGCVPFFGDTPEELFAHTVNDDIEWPSEDDFPIAVEARAIITELLARNPRDRLGTAGTHQVKDHIYFYGLDWNNLLRRKAEFIPQLENDEDTSYFDSRCDRYNHSEVETDEATETHEADEAGLFAAFSSTSPQWRRHYHHSHSALSHDSRSTDSWPGTPDSAGPPTTPTAPLHHHPKCPMVGAGGGSTAESSQTDSDDVSPAARRRAALRPLAHPHSHTHSHPHPHPLHASHVAPLPRLPDAPKKEDKGIDKLDKSEKSKPSVLTAPKSMRRSASTSGLSLVIHPAEESIVLGGAASPCAGNTSSTNSSRDSSPCRDPPSPFATANHSLIQSSKPPIVVRRGPRGFGFTIHTVRVYYGDTDYYTMHHLVSAVSEQGAAWAAGLRAGDLITQLNGESVQGLLHTQVLRLLLAAPHATLRATPLDQTTIQAGGRRRAGGRRASAPPRPRPRRRCSLFRRISTKRASQEMHQMVSAGSSELPSPTVSPAADSPLHTTHPTTHYQRPSSLHGLKHKLGGAEVRRASLQHMPLSPLARTPSPSPQPPQPAPASPTRLHPRSAEAKCSISPLCCAGVGSNTVSTVTSSRRGTSWRAPAPAPPTPPPPDKPDEPTLPRIAEEKDSPTHHAVRLPARTPAKQSTPSIFTSSPKTSLDKSAFNTSASFASLSLSDESFVDSSMDGMSNLDTSRDLNLDDSRSSTDISIPQSETSKKLNTTQESIPSITDIQPKTRKKSDSSLKDEDFKPKEKSKSKQEKELKKQDSIKKIEKEERKEFKMEEKYQELPKAEEKSKQEKAMERSGSVRKSEGKDKREDKKQDKREEKKQEKQEKEKKQQEKIEAKRSESMKKLEGLKRQESVEACKSPEAPESSEGRSKNSMVSKLLGVMGRKRDDDERCKKDKHAKKKNTTYNSPSQPIQIQKQPESLPIDKNYDRQDTDDKKGKKGRGRASSSSSVEK, encoded by the exons gtgGGCTCCGGACGATGTAGCTCGCCAGGTACGGGCCCCCTGTCCCCGGCAGAAGGGCCTCGATGGCACGCACACCACGCGCACCCTTTACACCACGCGCTGTTATCTTCTAGCGTGAAACGGGGGAAGGAGTT AGACGGGCGTCGATGGTCTGTAGCGTCTTTGCCGTCCTCTGGCTACGGTACTACGCCAGGCAGCTCCAGCCTTTCA TCGCAATGCTCGTCGCAGGAGCGGCTGCTGGCGGCGCAGGCGCAGTGCGAGCCGCCGCGCGCGCCGTGTCCCCACTGCCATCACCACCAGAACTCGCTCAA CAGCTCACAAGGCAGCGGCATGAACTGGGCGTCGTTGTCGGACAGTGGGGGCAGTGGACACGCGGCCCGCGCGCCCTCTCCAAGGGCGGTACCGCGGCGGGTGCGCAGTCGCAGCCTCAG TTCTCCGTCGCGCTCCCCCGGTGGTGGCAGCGGCGGGTCGGACAGCGGCGCAAGAGACGACGCTGTGTCAGCGATGTCCTCACTCTTCGCTGCCCGCTTCCCCGCCGCGCAGAAGGCTATGGACGACAA GCTAAAAATGCTGATAGAGGAACTGACTGAATTAGATAAGAAACAAGACCGTCCGCCCATCGAGAGATTTGTACAGAGACAG GTGTTAGAAATGGCTCGCGACTGTTTACACAAGTCTGAATCCAAACAAGTTACAAGCAGCTATTTCTACGATATGGGCGACAGTTTAGACAGGTTATTGGCTGAG aCACGCGAGAAATCAGCTGAAGCCGGTAACAAAGTGGCTCCACTAGTAACAAGACTGACGTTAGCCATGGCGCGACCGGCGCGATTGTTAGAATGCCTAGAGTTCGACCCTGAGAGGTTCTACCGTCTTTTGGAGGCCGCTGAGGGACATGCGAGGCATTTGCAG GGCATCTCAACAGATATACCGCAGTACATCATCCACAAACTAGGGTTGTCCAAGGATCCTCTCGCTGAACTGCACGTGCCGCCCCCGCCTCCCCCTCCGCCAGTGCCCATCAGTTCCTCACCCTCCAA GATTCGCGGTCGTCAATCACCTCCCGGAGGCCCGGGGTCCGCAAGCGGCGCTCCACCCTCAGAAAACGATTATCAAGTCATAAAGCTCATATCCAATGGCGCCTACGGGGCTGTGTATCTCGTCAAACATAAGCAGACTAGGCAGAG GTATGCCATGaagaaaataagcaaaaacaatTTGATATTAAGAAATCAAGTGGAGCAGGCCTTCGCTGAGAGAGATATATTAAGTTTTGCGGACAACCCTTTTGTG GTGACGATGTACTGCTCGTTCGAGACGAAGAGACATCTCTGTCTCATTCTGGAGTTCGTGGAGGGGGGAGACTGTGCGACACTATTACGGGCTGGTCCTTTGCCTCCGGACATGGCGCGCCACTATTTTGCAGAGGCCGTGTTGGCTGTGGAGTATCTACACTCCTACGGAATCGTGCATCGGGATTTGAAGCCTGACAA CCTGCTTATCACTGCAACGGGCCATATCAAACTGACTGACTTTGGACTCAGCAAAATGGGTCTAATGTCAt TGGCAACGAATCTATACGAAGAGTACGCGGATCGCGAGGCGCGGCAGTTCTCCGATAAGCAGGTGTGCGGCACGCCCGAGTACATCGCGCCCGAAGTCATATTGCGACAG GGTTATGGCAAGCCGGTGGATTGGTGGTCGATGGGCATCATTCTGTACGAATTCATTGTGGGCTGCGTTCCATTCTTTGGTGACACCCCTGAAGAACTCTTCGCGCACACTGTCAACG ATGACATCGAGTGGCCATCGGAAGATGACTTCCCCATAGCGGTAGAAGCGCGTGCCATCATAACGGAACTGCTGGCGCGGAACCCTCGCGACCGGCTGGGGACCGCGGGCACCCATCAAGTTAAG GATCATATATATTTCTACGGCCTGGATTGGAATAACCTTCTGCGGCGAAAAGCGGAGTTTATACCACAGTTGGAAAACGACGAAGATACCAGTTATTTTGATA GTCGCTGCGATCGCTATAACCACAGCGAAGTGGAAACCGATGAAGCGACGGAAACGCACGAAGCAGACGAGGCGGGACTGTTCGCGGCATTCTCGTCCACATCACCGCAATGGCGCCGCCACTACCACCACTCACATTCCGCACTGTCTCACGATTCCCGA AGTACGGACAGTTGGCCGGGCACGCCGGACAGCGCCGGGCCGCCCACAACGCCCACTGCACCCCTACACCATCACCCCAAATGTCCC ATGGTCGGGGCAGGTGGAGGCTCTACAGCAGAATCCTCACAAACGGATTCAGACGACGTGTCCCCCGCTGCGCGACGACGCGCCGCATTGCGTCCGTTGGCGCATCCGCACTCACACACACATTCGCACCCGCATCCGCATCCGTTGCACGCGAGCCACGTCGCGCCGTTACCCAGACT ACCGGACGCGCCGAAGAAAGAGGACAAAGGTATAGACAAGCTGGACAAATCAGAGAAGAGCAAGCCATCTGTTTTGACGGCGCCAAAGTCTATGCGTCGTTCCGCCAGCACATCAGGCCTGTCGCTTGTTATACATCCGg CGGAGGAAAGCATAGTGTTAGGCGGTGCGGCGTCGCCATGCGCCGGCAACACTTCGTCAACCAACTCGTCGCGCGACTCATCGCCCTGCCGCGACCCGCCCTCGCCCTTCGCGACCGCTAACCACTC gCTTATCCAATCGTCCAAACCGCCGATCGTGGTGCGTCGCGGTCCACGCGGTTTCGGCTTCACGATCCACACTGTGCGTGTGTACTACGGCGATACAGATTATTACACCATGCATCACTTGGTTTCG GCTGTGAGTGAACAAGGTGCGGCGTGGGCGGCCGGCCTGAGAGCTGGAGATCTCATTACACAACTCAATGGGGAGTCCGTACAGGGACTGCTGCATACACAG GTGTTGAGGCTATTATTGGCGGCACCGCACGCTACACTTCGCGCTACGCCGTTAGACCAGACCACCATACAG GCGGGCGGTCGTCGTAGAGCGGGCGGCAGACGCGCGtccgcgccgccgcgcccgcgcccgcgccgccggtGTTCTCTGTTCCGGCGGATCTCTACCAAGCGAGCTTCGCAGGAAATGCATCAG ATGGTGTCCGCTGGTTCAAGCGAGCTACCATCCCCTACCGTGTCGCCGGCCGCCGATTCACCGCTGCACACCACCCACCCTACCACACATTACCAGCG GCCCTCTTCCCTCCACGGTCTAAAGCACAAGTTGGGAGGTGCGGAGGTTCGCCGAGCCTCTTTACAACACATGCCCCTATCGCCGCTCGCGAGAACGCCCTCCCCCTCGCCGCAGCCGCCGCAACCCGCGCCTGCCTCGCCCACCAG GTTACACCCGCGTTCAGCAGAAGCGAAATGCTCGATATCGCCCCTCTGTTGCGCGGGAGTGGGCTCCAACACCGTCAGCACTGTGACGAGCAGTCGCCGCGGCACTAGCTGGCGAGcccccgcgcccgcgccgcccaccCCTCCACCCCCGGACAAGCCGGACGAGCCCACCCTGCCGCGCATCGCCGAGGAGaaggactcgcccacgcaccACGCTGTCCGACTGCCGGCCAG GACTCCAGCCAAACAGAGCACGCCGAGTATCTTCACCTCGTCGCCAAAGACGAGCCTAGACAAGTCTGCGTTCAACACAAGCGCATCTTTCGCATCGCTCTCGCTCTCCGACGAATCCTTCGTTGATAGCAGCATGGATGGCATGTCTAATCTCGACACGTCGCGGGACCTTAATCTGG aTGATAGCAGATCAAGCACAGATATTAGCATCCCACAGTCGGAGACCAGTAAAAAACTTAACACAACACAAGAATCAATTCCAAGCATCACAGACATACAACCAAAAACGCGGAAAAAATCAGATTCCTCCCTCAAAGACGAAGATTTTAAACCTaaggaaaaatccaaatccaAACAAGAGAAAGAGTTGAAAAAGCAAGATTCGATCAAGAAGATAGAGAAAGAAGAAAGGAAGGAATTCAAAATGGAAGAAAAATACCAAGAACTCCCTAAAGCAGAAGAAAAGTCGAAACAAGAAAAGGCAATGGAAAGAAGCGGATCAGTTAGAAAATCAGAGGGTAAAGACAAGAGAGAAGATAAGAAACAGGATAAGAGAGAAgaaaagaagcaggaaaagcaagagAAGGAAAAGAAGCAGCAAGAGAAGATAGAAGCGAAGCGGTCGGAGTCGATGAAGAAGTTGGAGGGATTGAAAAGGCAGGAATCTGTGGAGGCGTGTAAG TCTCCCGAAGCCCCCGAAAGCAGCGAAGGTAGAAGCAAGAACAGCATGGTTAGCAAGTTGTTGGGTGTGATGGGGCGCAAGCGCGATGACGACGAGAGATGCAAGAAAGACAAGCACGCCAAGAAAAAG
- the LOC123877426 gene encoding microtubule-associated serine/threonine-protein kinase 3 isoform X5 produces MDRRCSQSVRTLVFDDSDSDPPKAVQKKDLGTSVATSSLNQSAEDASKARTNLVRMRRSALGKSAPTLSIHVKDSCSVSRRPSRLPPPPPHHRLSLVVGSGRCSSPGTGPLSPAEGPRWHAHHAHPLHHALLSSSVKRGKELDGRRWSVASLPSSGYGTTPGSSSLSSQCSSQERLLAAQAQCEPPRAPCPHCHHHQNSLNSSQGSGMNWASLSDSGGSGHAARAPSPRAVPRRVRSRSLSSPSRSPGGGSGGSDSGARDDAVSAMSSLFAARFPAAQKAMDDKLKMLIEELTELDKKQDRPPIERFVQRQVLEMARDCLHKSESKQVTSSYFYDMGDSLDRLLAETREKSAEAGNKVAPLVTRLTLAMARPARLLECLEFDPERFYRLLEAAEGHARHLQGISTDIPQYIIHKLGLSKDPLAELHVPPPPPPPPVPISSSPSKIRGRQSPPGGPGSASGAPPSENDYQVIKLISNGAYGAVYLVKHKQTRQRYAMKKISKNNLILRNQVEQAFAERDILSFADNPFVVTMYCSFETKRHLCLILEFVEGGDCATLLRAGPLPPDMARHYFAEAVLAVEYLHSYGIVHRDLKPDNLLITATGHIKLTDFGLSKMGLMSLATNLYEEYADREARQFSDKQVCGTPEYIAPEVILRQGYGKPVDWWSMGIILYEFIVGCVPFFGDTPEELFAHTVNDDIEWPSEDDFPIAVEARAIITELLARNPRDRLGTAGTHQVKDHIYFYGLDWNNLLRRKAEFIPQLENDEDTSYFDSRCDRYNHSEVETDEATETHEADEAGLFAAFSSTSPQWRRHYHHSHSALSHDSRSTDSWPGTPDSAGPPTTPTAPLHHHPKCPMVGAGGGSTAESSQTDSDDVSPAARRRAALRPLAHPHSHTHSHPHPHPLHASHVAPLPRLPDAPKKEDKGIDKLDKSEKSKPSVLTAPKSMRRSASTSGLSLVIHPAEESIVLGGAASPCAGNTSSTNSSRDSSPCRDPPSPFATANHSLIQSSKPPIVVRRGPRGFGFTIHTVRVYYGDTDYYTMHHLVSAVSEQGAAWAAGLRAGDLITQLNGESVQGLLHTQVLRLLLAAPHATLRATPLDQTTIQAGGRRRAGGRRASAPPRPRPRRRCSLFRRISTKRASQEMHQMVSAGSSELPSPTVSPAADSPLHTTHPTTHYQRPSSLHGLKHKLGGAEVRRASLQHMPLSPLARTPSPSPQPPQPAPASPTSRGCEARSPSPLATRECRRAWPRRDPASPLLRRALSPDRLHPRSAEAKCSISPLCCAGVGSNTVSTVTSSRRGTSWRAPAPAPPTPPPPDKPDEPTLPRIAEEKDSPTHHAVRLPARTPAKQSTPSIFTSSPKTSLDKSAFNTSASFASLSLSDESFVDSSMDGMSNLDTSRDLNLDDSRSSTDISIPQSETSKKLNTTQESIPSITDIQPKTRKKSDSSLKDEDFKPKEKSKSKQEKELKKQDSIKKIEKEERKEFKMEEKYQELPKAEEKSKQEKAMERSGSVRKSEGKDKREDKKQDKREEKKQEKQEKEKKQQEKIEAKRSESMKKLEGLKRQESVEACKSPEAPESSEGRSKNSMVSKLLGVMGRKRDDDERCKKDKHAKKKNTTYNSPSQPIQIQKQPESLPIDKNYDRQDTDDKKGKKGRGRASSSSSVEK; encoded by the exons gtgGGCTCCGGACGATGTAGCTCGCCAGGTACGGGCCCCCTGTCCCCGGCAGAAGGGCCTCGATGGCACGCACACCACGCGCACCCTTTACACCACGCGCTGTTATCTTCTAGCGTGAAACGGGGGAAGGAGTT AGACGGGCGTCGATGGTCTGTAGCGTCTTTGCCGTCCTCTGGCTACGGTACTACGCCAGGCAGCTCCAGCCTTTCA TCGCAATGCTCGTCGCAGGAGCGGCTGCTGGCGGCGCAGGCGCAGTGCGAGCCGCCGCGCGCGCCGTGTCCCCACTGCCATCACCACCAGAACTCGCTCAA CAGCTCACAAGGCAGCGGCATGAACTGGGCGTCGTTGTCGGACAGTGGGGGCAGTGGACACGCGGCCCGCGCGCCCTCTCCAAGGGCGGTACCGCGGCGGGTGCGCAGTCGCAGCCTCAG TTCTCCGTCGCGCTCCCCCGGTGGTGGCAGCGGCGGGTCGGACAGCGGCGCAAGAGACGACGCTGTGTCAGCGATGTCCTCACTCTTCGCTGCCCGCTTCCCCGCCGCGCAGAAGGCTATGGACGACAA GCTAAAAATGCTGATAGAGGAACTGACTGAATTAGATAAGAAACAAGACCGTCCGCCCATCGAGAGATTTGTACAGAGACAG GTGTTAGAAATGGCTCGCGACTGTTTACACAAGTCTGAATCCAAACAAGTTACAAGCAGCTATTTCTACGATATGGGCGACAGTTTAGACAGGTTATTGGCTGAG aCACGCGAGAAATCAGCTGAAGCCGGTAACAAAGTGGCTCCACTAGTAACAAGACTGACGTTAGCCATGGCGCGACCGGCGCGATTGTTAGAATGCCTAGAGTTCGACCCTGAGAGGTTCTACCGTCTTTTGGAGGCCGCTGAGGGACATGCGAGGCATTTGCAG GGCATCTCAACAGATATACCGCAGTACATCATCCACAAACTAGGGTTGTCCAAGGATCCTCTCGCTGAACTGCACGTGCCGCCCCCGCCTCCCCCTCCGCCAGTGCCCATCAGTTCCTCACCCTCCAA GATTCGCGGTCGTCAATCACCTCCCGGAGGCCCGGGGTCCGCAAGCGGCGCTCCACCCTCAGAAAACGATTATCAAGTCATAAAGCTCATATCCAATGGCGCCTACGGGGCTGTGTATCTCGTCAAACATAAGCAGACTAGGCAGAG GTATGCCATGaagaaaataagcaaaaacaatTTGATATTAAGAAATCAAGTGGAGCAGGCCTTCGCTGAGAGAGATATATTAAGTTTTGCGGACAACCCTTTTGTG GTGACGATGTACTGCTCGTTCGAGACGAAGAGACATCTCTGTCTCATTCTGGAGTTCGTGGAGGGGGGAGACTGTGCGACACTATTACGGGCTGGTCCTTTGCCTCCGGACATGGCGCGCCACTATTTTGCAGAGGCCGTGTTGGCTGTGGAGTATCTACACTCCTACGGAATCGTGCATCGGGATTTGAAGCCTGACAA CCTGCTTATCACTGCAACGGGCCATATCAAACTGACTGACTTTGGACTCAGCAAAATGGGTCTAATGTCAt TGGCAACGAATCTATACGAAGAGTACGCGGATCGCGAGGCGCGGCAGTTCTCCGATAAGCAGGTGTGCGGCACGCCCGAGTACATCGCGCCCGAAGTCATATTGCGACAG GGTTATGGCAAGCCGGTGGATTGGTGGTCGATGGGCATCATTCTGTACGAATTCATTGTGGGCTGCGTTCCATTCTTTGGTGACACCCCTGAAGAACTCTTCGCGCACACTGTCAACG ATGACATCGAGTGGCCATCGGAAGATGACTTCCCCATAGCGGTAGAAGCGCGTGCCATCATAACGGAACTGCTGGCGCGGAACCCTCGCGACCGGCTGGGGACCGCGGGCACCCATCAAGTTAAG GATCATATATATTTCTACGGCCTGGATTGGAATAACCTTCTGCGGCGAAAAGCGGAGTTTATACCACAGTTGGAAAACGACGAAGATACCAGTTATTTTGATA GTCGCTGCGATCGCTATAACCACAGCGAAGTGGAAACCGATGAAGCGACGGAAACGCACGAAGCAGACGAGGCGGGACTGTTCGCGGCATTCTCGTCCACATCACCGCAATGGCGCCGCCACTACCACCACTCACATTCCGCACTGTCTCACGATTCCCGA AGTACGGACAGTTGGCCGGGCACGCCGGACAGCGCCGGGCCGCCCACAACGCCCACTGCACCCCTACACCATCACCCCAAATGTCCC ATGGTCGGGGCAGGTGGAGGCTCTACAGCAGAATCCTCACAAACGGATTCAGACGACGTGTCCCCCGCTGCGCGACGACGCGCCGCATTGCGTCCGTTGGCGCATCCGCACTCACACACACATTCGCACCCGCATCCGCATCCGTTGCACGCGAGCCACGTCGCGCCGTTACCCAGACT ACCGGACGCGCCGAAGAAAGAGGACAAAGGTATAGACAAGCTGGACAAATCAGAGAAGAGCAAGCCATCTGTTTTGACGGCGCCAAAGTCTATGCGTCGTTCCGCCAGCACATCAGGCCTGTCGCTTGTTATACATCCGg CGGAGGAAAGCATAGTGTTAGGCGGTGCGGCGTCGCCATGCGCCGGCAACACTTCGTCAACCAACTCGTCGCGCGACTCATCGCCCTGCCGCGACCCGCCCTCGCCCTTCGCGACCGCTAACCACTC gCTTATCCAATCGTCCAAACCGCCGATCGTGGTGCGTCGCGGTCCACGCGGTTTCGGCTTCACGATCCACACTGTGCGTGTGTACTACGGCGATACAGATTATTACACCATGCATCACTTGGTTTCG GCTGTGAGTGAACAAGGTGCGGCGTGGGCGGCCGGCCTGAGAGCTGGAGATCTCATTACACAACTCAATGGGGAGTCCGTACAGGGACTGCTGCATACACAG GTGTTGAGGCTATTATTGGCGGCACCGCACGCTACACTTCGCGCTACGCCGTTAGACCAGACCACCATACAG GCGGGCGGTCGTCGTAGAGCGGGCGGCAGACGCGCGtccgcgccgccgcgcccgcgcccgcgccgccggtGTTCTCTGTTCCGGCGGATCTCTACCAAGCGAGCTTCGCAGGAAATGCATCAG ATGGTGTCCGCTGGTTCAAGCGAGCTACCATCCCCTACCGTGTCGCCGGCCGCCGATTCACCGCTGCACACCACCCACCCTACCACACATTACCAGCG GCCCTCTTCCCTCCACGGTCTAAAGCACAAGTTGGGAGGTGCGGAGGTTCGCCGAGCCTCTTTACAACACATGCCCCTATCGCCGCTCGCGAGAACGCCCTCCCCCTCGCCGCAGCCGCCGCAACCCGCGCCTGCCTCGCCCACCAG CAGGGGTTGCGAGGCTCGAAGCCCCTCGCCACTCGCGACGCGAGAGTGTAGACGCGCATGGCCTCGACGGGACCCCGCCTCTCCGTTACTACGACGAGCTTTGTCGCCTGACAG GTTACACCCGCGTTCAGCAGAAGCGAAATGCTCGATATCGCCCCTCTGTTGCGCGGGAGTGGGCTCCAACACCGTCAGCACTGTGACGAGCAGTCGCCGCGGCACTAGCTGGCGAGcccccgcgcccgcgccgcccaccCCTCCACCCCCGGACAAGCCGGACGAGCCCACCCTGCCGCGCATCGCCGAGGAGaaggactcgcccacgcaccACGCTGTCCGACTGCCGGCCAG GACTCCAGCCAAACAGAGCACGCCGAGTATCTTCACCTCGTCGCCAAAGACGAGCCTAGACAAGTCTGCGTTCAACACAAGCGCATCTTTCGCATCGCTCTCGCTCTCCGACGAATCCTTCGTTGATAGCAGCATGGATGGCATGTCTAATCTCGACACGTCGCGGGACCTTAATCTGG aTGATAGCAGATCAAGCACAGATATTAGCATCCCACAGTCGGAGACCAGTAAAAAACTTAACACAACACAAGAATCAATTCCAAGCATCACAGACATACAACCAAAAACGCGGAAAAAATCAGATTCCTCCCTCAAAGACGAAGATTTTAAACCTaaggaaaaatccaaatccaAACAAGAGAAAGAGTTGAAAAAGCAAGATTCGATCAAGAAGATAGAGAAAGAAGAAAGGAAGGAATTCAAAATGGAAGAAAAATACCAAGAACTCCCTAAAGCAGAAGAAAAGTCGAAACAAGAAAAGGCAATGGAAAGAAGCGGATCAGTTAGAAAATCAGAGGGTAAAGACAAGAGAGAAGATAAGAAACAGGATAAGAGAGAAgaaaagaagcaggaaaagcaagagAAGGAAAAGAAGCAGCAAGAGAAGATAGAAGCGAAGCGGTCGGAGTCGATGAAGAAGTTGGAGGGATTGAAAAGGCAGGAATCTGTGGAGGCGTGTAAG TCTCCCGAAGCCCCCGAAAGCAGCGAAGGTAGAAGCAAGAACAGCATGGTTAGCAAGTTGTTGGGTGTGATGGGGCGCAAGCGCGATGACGACGAGAGATGCAAGAAAGACAAGCACGCCAAGAAAAAG